The proteins below are encoded in one region of Vannielia litorea:
- a CDS encoding amino acid ABC transporter substrate-binding protein, with product MKKSVFLGALTVAGLAATAGAAATLDDVKARGKLNCGVATGVPGFAAPNASGEWEGFDVAVCRAVAAAVLGDATAVEFVPTTGKTRFTALASGEIDMLARNTTWTFSRDTDLKFTFVGVNYYDGQGFMVPKALGVSSAKELDGATVCIQTGTTTELNLADFFRVNNISYEPVPIETNAEAQQQYLAGACDVYTTDASGLAATRSTFENAADHVILPEIISKEPLGPLVRHGDDEWGDIVRWSLNAMIAAEEYGVTSANVGEMSAAAGDNPEVNRLLGTEDNLGAMIGLDAGWAKNIIMSVGNYGEVFESNIGAATPIGLSRGLNAQWTDGGLLYAPPFR from the coding sequence ATGAAAAAATCCGTATTTCTCGGCGCGCTGACCGTCGCTGGCCTTGCCGCCACCGCCGGCGCTGCGGCGACGCTTGACGACGTGAAGGCGCGCGGCAAGCTGAACTGCGGCGTGGCCACCGGCGTGCCGGGCTTCGCCGCCCCCAACGCTTCGGGCGAGTGGGAAGGCTTCGACGTGGCCGTGTGCCGTGCCGTCGCCGCCGCCGTTCTCGGTGACGCGACCGCCGTCGAGTTCGTGCCCACCACCGGCAAGACCCGCTTCACCGCGCTGGCCTCCGGCGAGATCGACATGCTGGCCCGGAACACCACCTGGACCTTCTCGCGCGACACCGACCTGAAGTTCACCTTCGTCGGCGTCAACTACTACGACGGTCAGGGCTTCATGGTGCCCAAGGCGCTCGGCGTCTCCTCGGCCAAGGAACTGGACGGCGCCACCGTCTGCATCCAGACCGGCACCACCACCGAGCTGAACCTCGCGGACTTCTTCCGCGTGAACAACATCAGCTACGAGCCGGTTCCGATCGAGACCAACGCCGAAGCGCAGCAGCAGTACCTTGCCGGTGCCTGCGACGTGTACACCACCGACGCCTCCGGCCTCGCGGCCACCCGCTCGACCTTCGAGAACGCGGCCGATCACGTGATCCTGCCCGAGATCATCTCGAAGGAGCCGCTCGGCCCGCTCGTGCGCCACGGCGATGACGAGTGGGGCGACATCGTGCGCTGGTCGCTCAACGCCATGATCGCCGCCGAAGAGTATGGCGTGACCTCCGCCAACGTCGGCGAGATGTCGGCCGCTGCCGGTGACAACCCGGAAGTGAACCGCCTGCTCGGCACCGAGGACAACCTCGGCGCGATGATCGGCCTCGACGCCGGCTGGGCCAAGAACATCATCATGTCCGTGGGCAACTACGGCGAAGTGTTCGAAAGCAACATCGGCGCGGCCACGCCGATCGGCCTGAGCCGCGGGCTCAACGCACAGTGGACCGACGGCGGCCTGCTCTACGCACCGCCCTTCCGCTAA
- a CDS encoding amino acid ABC transporter permease translates to MATVTDPPKAAFRLSMLIYDTRYRSMTIQVVALIGFLLLVGFLISNTAQNLATSGKTVSFDFLSKPAGYDINQTLIEYNNQNSHLRAAFIGLLNTLLVAVLGCATATVLGVIIGVLRLSPNWLIGRLMTVYVEMFRNVPVLLWIVFAMAVLIETLPPPSAFRGDEPAATMKVFDTVAITNRGVYIPEPLFSRSLGDIHLFGQSALNFDVSIDLLLIVAAVVGGILGARFIKRRADRIQEATGLRPTTWYLRLASFVLPVLIVLIALGFHLGYPALQGFNFQDGTYLRNSLIALWLALSLYTAAFIAENVRAGILAISSGQTEAAGALGLRPKRIMSLVILPQALRVIIPPLISQYLNLTKNSSLAIAVGYMDLTGTLMGITLNQTGKELETLLLGMLIYLIISLSISALMNWYNNRVKLVER, encoded by the coding sequence ATGGCAACTGTCACGGATCCGCCGAAGGCCGCCTTCCGGCTTTCCATGCTCATCTACGACACCCGCTACCGGTCGATGACGATCCAGGTGGTGGCACTGATCGGGTTCCTGCTTCTGGTTGGTTTCCTGATAAGCAACACGGCGCAGAACCTTGCGACCAGCGGCAAGACGGTGAGTTTCGACTTCCTGTCCAAGCCCGCCGGCTACGACATCAACCAGACCCTGATCGAGTACAACAACCAGAACAGCCACCTGCGTGCGGCCTTCATCGGGCTGCTGAACACGCTGCTGGTGGCCGTGCTGGGCTGTGCCACCGCGACGGTGCTGGGGGTGATCATCGGCGTGCTGCGGCTCTCGCCCAACTGGCTCATCGGCCGGCTGATGACCGTTTACGTGGAGATGTTCCGCAACGTGCCGGTGCTGCTCTGGATCGTCTTCGCCATGGCGGTCCTGATCGAGACCCTGCCGCCGCCCTCCGCCTTCCGTGGCGACGAGCCCGCGGCGACGATGAAGGTCTTCGATACCGTCGCCATCACCAACCGGGGCGTCTACATCCCCGAGCCGCTGTTCTCGCGCAGCCTCGGCGACATTCACCTCTTCGGGCAAAGCGCGCTGAACTTCGACGTCAGCATCGACCTGCTGCTGATCGTCGCCGCCGTCGTCGGCGGCATCCTGGGCGCGCGTTTCATCAAGCGCCGGGCCGACCGGATCCAGGAGGCCACGGGCCTCCGCCCCACCACTTGGTACCTGCGGCTCGCCTCCTTTGTCCTGCCGGTCCTGATCGTGCTGATCGCGCTGGGCTTTCACCTTGGCTACCCCGCGCTTCAGGGCTTCAATTTCCAGGACGGCACCTATCTGCGCAACTCGCTGATCGCGCTCTGGCTGGCGCTGTCGCTCTACACCGCGGCCTTCATCGCCGAGAACGTGCGGGCGGGCATCCTGGCCATCTCCTCCGGCCAGACAGAGGCCGCCGGGGCACTGGGCCTGCGGCCCAAGCGCATCATGAGCCTGGTGATCCTGCCGCAGGCGCTGCGGGTCATCATCCCGCCGCTGATCTCGCAGTACCTCAACCTGACCAAGAACAGTTCGCTGGCCATCGCCGTGGGCTACATGGACCTCACCGGCACGCTGATGGGGATCACCCTCAACCAGACCGGCAAGGAGCTGGAGACGCTGCTGCTCGGCATGCTGATCTACCTCATCATCTCGCTGAGCATCTCGGCGCTGATGAACTGGTACAACAACCGCGTCAAACTGGTGGAGAGGTAA
- a CDS encoding amino acid ABC transporter permease — MSNLHADTVAFVRETMLPQKEPPASTVGIMGWGKKNLFTGPFNTIVTVLCSAFVAYVLWMLIPWFFAPTWNATSLGECREMLAAAGRVGDHGTFGACWGVIRERWIQLLFGFYPAELYWRPIAAFLLLFVALAPVLFADKVPGKLLIFTAIYPFLFPWLLWGGTIWSPICAALGFVILWAVVKYGSEAIGQLGAIIVAVIAALVWWLFLSGYVQDALVSVMPLAIETVASRDFGGMMLSITIGVVAIACSLPLGIILALGRRSDLLIVKALCVGFIEFIRGVPLITLLFVASTLLNIFLPPGTNFDIILRVIIMATLFSAAYMAEVIRGGLAALPKGQYEGADSLGLDYWQAQRLIIMPQALKISIPGIVSTFIGLFKDTTLVSVIGLLDPLGLSNSIRADQSWNGVVWELYGFIAVLFFIFCFGMSRYSMYLERRLKTDHH, encoded by the coding sequence ATGAGCAACCTGCATGCCGATACCGTCGCCTTCGTACGCGAGACCATGCTGCCCCAGAAGGAGCCGCCGGCCTCGACCGTGGGGATCATGGGCTGGGGCAAGAAGAACCTCTTCACCGGCCCGTTCAACACCATCGTCACGGTGCTCTGCTCCGCCTTCGTGGCCTATGTGCTGTGGATGCTGATCCCCTGGTTCTTCGCGCCGACGTGGAACGCCACCTCGCTCGGGGAGTGCCGCGAGATGCTGGCCGCCGCAGGGCGGGTGGGCGATCACGGCACCTTCGGCGCCTGCTGGGGCGTGATCCGGGAGCGCTGGATCCAGCTGCTCTTCGGCTTCTATCCGGCCGAGCTCTACTGGCGCCCGATCGCGGCTTTCCTGCTGCTCTTCGTGGCGCTGGCGCCGGTGCTCTTTGCCGACAAGGTGCCGGGCAAGCTGCTGATCTTCACGGCGATCTACCCCTTCCTGTTTCCCTGGCTCCTCTGGGGCGGCACCATCTGGTCGCCGATCTGCGCGGCGCTGGGCTTCGTGATACTCTGGGCGGTCGTGAAATACGGCTCCGAGGCGATCGGGCAGTTGGGGGCCATCATCGTTGCGGTCATCGCGGCGCTGGTCTGGTGGCTGTTCCTCTCGGGCTACGTGCAGGACGCGCTGGTCTCGGTGATGCCGCTGGCCATCGAGACCGTGGCCTCGCGCGACTTTGGCGGCATGATGCTGTCGATCACCATCGGGGTCGTGGCCATCGCCTGCTCGCTGCCGCTGGGGATCATCCTGGCGCTGGGCCGCCGGTCGGACTTGCTGATCGTCAAGGCGCTCTGCGTGGGCTTCATCGAGTTCATCCGGGGCGTGCCGCTGATCACGCTGCTGTTCGTGGCCTCGACGCTGCTGAACATCTTCCTGCCGCCGGGCACCAACTTCGACATCATCCTGCGGGTCATCATCATGGCCACGCTGTTCTCGGCCGCCTACATGGCCGAGGTGATCCGGGGTGGCCTGGCCGCGCTGCCCAAGGGCCAGTACGAGGGCGCCGACAGCCTCGGCCTCGACTACTGGCAGGCACAGCGGCTGATCATCATGCCGCAGGCGCTGAAGATCTCGATCCCGGGCATCGTCAGCACCTTCATCGGGTTGTTCAAGGACACCACGCTGGTGTCGGTGATCGGCCTGCTGGACCCGCTGGGCCTGTCCAACTCGATCCGCGCCGACCAGTCGTGGAACGGCGTCGTCTGGGAGCTCTACGGCTTCATCGCCGTGCTGTTCTTCATCTTCTGCTTCGGCATGTCGCGCTACTCCATGTACCTGGAGCGCCGCCTCAAGACCGATCATCACTAG